A window of the Polaribacter sp. HaHaR_3_91 genome harbors these coding sequences:
- the ruvB gene encoding Holliday junction branch migration DNA helicase RuvB, producing the protein MNENLNPENDNLSNEDLDVEKKLRPLSFDDFTGQDQAIDNLKIFVEAANQRGEALDHTLFHGPPGLGKTTLAHILANELEVGIKVTSGPVLDKPGDLAGLLTNLDERDVLFIDEIHRLSPIVEEYLYSAMEDYKIDIMIESGPNARTVQINLEPFTLIGATTRSGLLTAPMRARFGISSRLHYYKTELLTTIIQRSSHILGVPISMESAIEIAGRSRGTPRIANALLRRVRDFAQIKGDGSITIEIAKYALKALNVDAHGLDEMDNKILMTIIDKFKGGPVGLSTIATAVSENTETIEEVYEPFLIQQGFIMRTPRGREVTELAYTHLGRVKGKSQGELF; encoded by the coding sequence ATGAATGAAAACCTAAATCCTGAAAACGACAACTTATCTAATGAAGATTTAGACGTAGAAAAAAAATTACGTCCACTTTCTTTTGATGATTTTACAGGACAAGATCAGGCCATAGATAACCTAAAAATATTTGTGGAAGCAGCAAATCAAAGAGGAGAAGCTTTAGATCATACACTTTTTCACGGACCTCCAGGTTTAGGGAAAACAACTTTAGCACATATTTTAGCAAATGAATTAGAAGTAGGGATAAAAGTTACTTCTGGTCCTGTTTTAGACAAGCCTGGAGATTTGGCGGGTTTATTAACAAACCTAGATGAACGTGATGTTTTATTTATTGATGAAATTCATAGATTAAGTCCTATTGTAGAAGAATATTTATACTCTGCAATGGAAGATTATAAAATTGATATTATGATAGAATCTGGCCCAAATGCCAGAACAGTTCAAATAAATTTAGAACCTTTTACTTTAATTGGAGCAACAACTAGATCTGGTTTGTTAACCGCTCCAATGAGGGCTCGTTTTGGAATAAGCAGTAGATTACATTATTACAAAACAGAATTGTTAACCACAATTATTCAAAGAAGTTCACACATTTTAGGAGTTCCTATTTCTATGGAATCTGCAATAGAAATTGCAGGTAGAAGTAGAGGGACACCAAGAATTGCAAATGCTTTATTAAGAAGAGTTCGAGATTTTGCACAAATCAAAGGAGATGGAAGTATTACCATAGAAATTGCAAAATATGCCTTAAAAGCATTAAATGTAGATGCACACGGTTTAGATGAAATGGATAATAAGATTCTAATGACCATTATCGATAAGTTTAAAGGAGGACCAGTTGGGTTAAGTACCATTGCAACGGCAGTTTCCGAAAATACAGAAACTATTGAAGAAGTGTACGAACCTTTTTTAATTCAGCAAGGTTTTATCATGAGAACTCCAAGAGGAAGAGAAGTAACTGAATTAGCATATACACATTTAGGAAGAGTTAAAGGAAAAAGTCAAGGGGAATTGTTTTAG
- a CDS encoding SulP family inorganic anion transporter, with amino-acid sequence MNIKKIIPILEWLPNYNTSLFKGDLLAGITVGIILIPQGIAYALIAGLPPIYGLYCALVPQVMYAVFGSSRQVAIGPVAMDSLIVATGVSTLALAGSESYIAIAVLLALMVGAIQFLMGVFSLGFIVNFLSKPVITGFTSAVALIIGFNQFRNLFGVDFVQSDQLQYVVADVFGRINNFNHPTTIIGLISVVIIIILRKINKKIPSALIVVILGIVVLKYFGASFGDVSIVKDIPSGLPIFGIPEFDIDLIRELLPIAFTLVMVGYLETISIGKSLEAKQDEYRIRPNQELIALGISNMVGSLFKAYPTTSSFSRSAINQESGARTGMAALISVVMVVITLLFLTPLFYHLPKTVLAAIIIVAVFNLVNIKEAAFLWRANHLDFWLMLATFIGTLLLGIEFGIIVGVGLSLIVLIYRTSRPYVAELGKVPNSNFYRNRSRFEEVIIEDDVLIFRFDAQIFYANSSYFRDKLDEMAYRKGDALKLIVLDAESINRVDSTGVEMLKERIKYYKKKGITFLLAGVKGPVRDDLFRSGILSIIDINHFFMRSNDAVKFYKTGDRKQQEKYAKYIHQAYH; translated from the coding sequence ATGAATATAAAAAAGATAATACCAATTTTAGAATGGTTACCAAACTACAATACATCTCTTTTTAAGGGAGATTTATTGGCTGGTATAACTGTTGGTATTATTTTAATTCCGCAAGGAATTGCATATGCTTTAATTGCAGGTTTACCACCAATTTACGGTTTGTATTGTGCTTTGGTACCCCAAGTTATGTATGCTGTTTTTGGATCATCAAGGCAAGTAGCCATTGGTCCTGTAGCAATGGATTCTTTAATTGTGGCAACAGGAGTATCTACCCTAGCTTTGGCAGGTTCTGAGAGTTACATTGCAATAGCTGTTTTGTTAGCTTTAATGGTTGGGGCAATCCAATTTTTAATGGGAGTTTTTAGTTTGGGGTTTATTGTAAACTTTCTATCAAAGCCCGTTATTACTGGTTTTACATCCGCGGTAGCGTTAATTATTGGGTTCAATCAATTTCGGAATTTATTTGGAGTAGATTTTGTGCAAAGTGATCAATTGCAGTATGTTGTAGCAGATGTTTTTGGTAGGATTAACAATTTTAATCACCCAACAACTATTATCGGATTAATTTCTGTCGTGATTATTATCATCCTCAGAAAAATCAATAAAAAAATACCAAGCGCCTTAATAGTTGTTATTTTAGGAATTGTAGTGCTAAAGTATTTTGGAGCTTCTTTTGGTGATGTTTCTATTGTAAAAGACATTCCTTCTGGGTTGCCGATTTTCGGAATTCCAGAGTTTGATATTGACTTAATAAGAGAGTTATTACCAATTGCATTTACGTTGGTAATGGTTGGCTATTTAGAAACCATTTCTATAGGAAAATCGTTAGAAGCAAAACAAGATGAATATAGAATAAGACCCAATCAAGAATTAATAGCTTTAGGAATTAGTAATATGGTGGGGTCGCTGTTTAAAGCATATCCAACTACTTCTAGTTTTTCTCGTTCTGCAATTAACCAAGAAAGTGGAGCAAGAACAGGTATGGCAGCTTTAATTTCTGTTGTAATGGTTGTTATTACGCTATTATTTTTAACACCGTTATTTTATCATTTACCAAAAACAGTCTTGGCAGCAATTATTATAGTAGCCGTTTTTAATTTGGTAAATATTAAAGAAGCAGCTTTTTTATGGAGAGCAAATCATTTAGATTTCTGGTTGATGTTAGCCACATTTATTGGTACGTTATTATTAGGAATCGAATTTGGAATTATTGTTGGCGTAGGGTTGTCTTTAATAGTGTTAATTTATAGAACCTCTAGACCTTATGTGGCGGAATTAGGGAAAGTACCCAACTCTAATTTTTACAGAAATAGAAGTCGTTTTGAAGAAGTTATTATTGAAGACGATGTCTTAATTTTTAGATTTGATGCACAAATATTTTACGCAAATTCTAGCTATTTTAGAGACAAATTAGATGAAATGGCATATAGAAAAGGAGATGCTTTAAAATTGATAGTTTTAGATGCAGAAAGCATAAACAGAGTAGATAGTACAGGAGTAGAAATGCTAAAAGAGCGTATTAAATACTATAAAAAGAAAGGGATTACTTTTTTACTAGCAGGCGTAAAAGGTCCAGTAAGAGACGACTTATTTAGAAGCGGAATTTTATCAATTATAGATATCAATCACTTTTTTATGCGCTCTAATGATGCCGTAAAATTCTACAAAACTGGAGATAGAAAACAACAAGAAAAATATGCGAAATACATACATCAAGCATATCATTAA
- a CDS encoding rhodanese-like domain-containing protein, giving the protein MIIEQIYTGCLAQGAYYIESNGEVAIIDPLREVQDYIDSAAKNDAKIKYIFETHFHADFVSGHVTLAEKTGAQIVFGPTATTNFDAIIAEDNQVFKVGDITITVLHTPGHTMESSCYLLKDENGKDHALFSGDTLFLGDVGRPDLAQKSDVTEKDLAGFLFDSLRTKVMTLADEVIVYPAHGAGSACGKNLSKETVGTIGNQKETNYALRANMTKEEFIKEVTDGLLPPPAYFPLNVKLNKEGYKSIDDVIKNSEKPLSVKDFEIIANETGAIVLDVRHQTEFVKGFIPQSIFIGIDGGFAPWVGALIKDIQQPILLVAPEGREEDTITRLSRVGFDNVLGYLEGSFDAWQKAGKEIDTLTSVSVDVLENKIKENAVVFDARKPGEFASEHAVVAKNTPLDFLNDHISEFPEKGDFYVYCGGGYRSVIAASILKARGIHNVIDVAGGYAAIRNSNIERTAAVCPSTLK; this is encoded by the coding sequence ATGATCATAGAACAAATTTATACAGGTTGTTTAGCTCAAGGGGCTTACTACATAGAAAGTAATGGCGAAGTTGCTATTATAGATCCATTAAGAGAAGTACAAGATTATATAGATAGCGCAGCTAAAAACGATGCAAAAATTAAATATATTTTCGAAACGCATTTTCATGCAGATTTTGTGAGCGGACACGTTACATTGGCAGAAAAAACGGGTGCACAAATTGTATTTGGTCCAACAGCAACAACTAATTTCGATGCAATTATAGCAGAAGATAACCAGGTTTTTAAAGTAGGAGATATTACCATTACGGTATTACACACACCTGGTCATACAATGGAAAGCTCTTGTTATTTATTAAAGGATGAAAACGGTAAAGACCATGCGCTTTTTAGTGGTGATACCTTGTTTTTAGGTGATGTTGGTCGTCCAGACTTGGCTCAAAAAAGTGATGTAACAGAAAAAGATTTAGCAGGTTTTTTATTTGATAGTTTGCGTACTAAAGTAATGACTTTAGCTGATGAGGTTATTGTATATCCTGCACACGGGGCGGGTTCTGCTTGTGGTAAAAACTTAAGCAAAGAAACGGTTGGTACTATTGGTAATCAAAAAGAAACCAATTACGCTTTAAGAGCAAACATGACTAAAGAAGAGTTTATAAAAGAAGTAACTGATGGTTTGTTGCCTCCTCCAGCTTATTTTCCTTTAAATGTAAAGTTGAATAAAGAAGGCTATAAAAGTATTGATGATGTTATTAAAAACAGTGAAAAGCCATTGTCTGTTAAAGATTTTGAAATCATTGCAAATGAAACTGGTGCAATTGTTTTAGACGTTCGTCATCAAACAGAGTTTGTAAAAGGATTCATTCCGCAATCTATTTTTATTGGTATCGATGGCGGTTTTGCTCCTTGGGTTGGTGCATTGATTAAAGATATTCAACAACCAATTTTATTAGTTGCTCCAGAAGGAAGAGAAGAAGATACCATTACCCGTTTGTCTAGAGTTGGTTTCGATAATGTTTTAGGATATTTAGAAGGTAGTTTTGATGCTTGGCAAAAAGCAGGTAAAGAAATAGATACCTTAACGTCTGTTTCTGTTGATGTTTTAGAAAATAAAATTAAAGAAAATGCAGTAGTTTTTGATGCTAGAAAACCAGGTGAATTTGCAAGTGAACATGCAGTTGTGGCAAAAAATACACCGTTAGATTTTTTAAATGATCATATTTCTGAGTTTCCAGAAAAAGGAGATTTTTATGTGTATTGTGGTGGAGGTTACCGCTCTGTAATTGCTGCTTCTATTTTAAAAGCAAGAGGTATTCACAATGTAATTGATGTTGCTGGCGGTTATGCTGCCATACGAAATTCTAATATAGAAAGAACAGCAGCTGTTTGTCCATCAACTTTAAAATAA
- a CDS encoding rhodanese-like domain-containing protein: MMKNVLCLLFMSFFFINCNSQEDVKSVSTQELKELLSKEKIQLMDVRTPAEINEGTIETAIFANYFDADFKEKASDKLDKSKPVYLYCRSGKRSVKASKILKENGYEVYNVLGGYNKWKQEN, encoded by the coding sequence ATGATGAAAAATGTTTTATGCCTTTTATTCATGAGCTTCTTTTTTATAAATTGTAATTCACAAGAAGATGTTAAGTCTGTTTCTACACAAGAATTAAAAGAGTTACTTTCTAAAGAAAAAATTCAACTAATGGATGTTAGAACACCTGCAGAAATAAATGAGGGTACTATAGAAACAGCGATTTTTGCAAATTATTTTGATGCTGATTTTAAAGAAAAAGCTTCAGATAAATTAGACAAATCTAAACCAGTTTATTTATACTGTAGAAGTGGAAAAAGAAGTGTAAAAGCCTCTAAAATTCTTAAAGAAAATGGTTATGAAGTCTACAATGTTTTAGGTGGATATAACAAATGGAAACAAGAAAACTAA
- a CDS encoding transglutaminase family protein, with translation MSIYKSVFIAFFLLFVTSLNAQFSAEFLKYHKLHPEDARVRLQQETIITITVVNDSLQIHQEFIEEDLYLNDAATYNSKNTLNFSAFFELKNIEASSFSYEDNGYVENKVDKFTEKDELNQSFHDDSTLLNFVYPNLKKGSKSRLKYSQEIKNPRFLMPFYFGDYFPVEQNKVTIIADENVTLEFKEFNISDVQITFSKEKKGGKDIYSWTINNQPKYEFESNTPSYKTILPHIVPIITSYKIKNKHKRLLGEVADLYNWYYSMVENVNTEAPSTELVALVSKITADKKTELEKVKAIYYWTQQNIKYIAFEYALGGFIPRESNDVFRKKYGDCKDNSSILYRMLEIAGVKGNLTWIGTRSIPYTYKEVPTPVVDNHMILSYENNGETYYLDATGRYIKFGMPTSFIQGKEALVGYGKDFKIKKVPIIAAKENAIIDVTNFKIENGRVIGSSEITISGYPKIDIFHKLESGNSETKLKKFYKSVFGKGNNTFQINNFKEKNKYHYDNDFIVDYDFEIKNYAKNLGDEIYINLNLNKEISSYKTDKNRENAIEYEYQRYYNYTTKLEIPKGYKVDYLPESLTVSNDLLVSKITYQVKGNEVIYNHEIELNFLVLSTEQQKEVNKEIQKIERNYKEIVVLKKE, from the coding sequence TTGAGCATTTATAAATCCGTTTTTATTGCATTTTTTTTATTGTTTGTAACAAGCTTAAATGCTCAGTTTTCTGCTGAATTTTTAAAGTATCATAAACTACATCCAGAAGATGCAAGAGTTCGTTTGCAGCAAGAAACTATTATTACAATAACGGTTGTTAATGATAGTTTACAAATACATCAAGAGTTTATTGAAGAAGATTTGTATTTAAACGATGCTGCAACTTACAACTCTAAAAACACCTTAAATTTCTCTGCTTTTTTCGAATTAAAGAACATAGAAGCTTCTTCTTTTTCTTATGAAGATAATGGGTATGTAGAAAATAAAGTAGATAAATTTACAGAAAAAGATGAGTTGAATCAGTCTTTTCATGATGATTCTACATTGTTAAACTTTGTATATCCAAATTTAAAAAAAGGATCAAAATCTAGGTTAAAATATAGTCAAGAAATTAAAAACCCTCGTTTTTTAATGCCTTTTTATTTTGGTGATTATTTTCCTGTTGAACAAAACAAGGTAACCATTATTGCCGATGAAAATGTAACACTAGAATTTAAGGAGTTTAATATTTCTGATGTTCAAATTACATTCAGTAAAGAGAAAAAAGGAGGGAAGGATATTTATAGTTGGACAATAAACAATCAACCGAAATATGAATTTGAGTCGAATACACCAAGTTATAAAACCATCTTGCCTCACATTGTTCCAATTATTACTTCTTATAAAATTAAGAACAAGCATAAAAGGTTATTAGGTGAAGTTGCAGATTTGTATAATTGGTATTATTCGATGGTAGAAAATGTAAATACAGAGGCTCCAAGTACAGAGCTAGTCGCTTTGGTCTCTAAAATTACTGCGGATAAAAAAACAGAATTAGAAAAGGTAAAAGCTATTTATTATTGGACGCAACAAAACATAAAATACATTGCTTTTGAGTATGCTTTAGGCGGATTTATACCCAGAGAATCGAATGATGTTTTTAGAAAAAAGTATGGAGATTGTAAAGACAATTCGAGCATTTTATACAGAATGTTAGAAATTGCAGGCGTAAAAGGAAATTTAACATGGATTGGTACCAGAAGTATTCCTTATACTTATAAAGAAGTTCCAACGCCAGTTGTAGACAACCACATGATTCTTTCTTATGAAAATAATGGGGAAACGTATTATTTAGATGCTACGGGTAGGTATATTAAGTTCGGAATGCCAACTTCTTTTATTCAGGGAAAAGAAGCATTGGTAGGTTATGGAAAAGATTTTAAGATTAAAAAGGTACCAATTATAGCTGCTAAAGAAAATGCAATTATAGATGTAACCAATTTCAAAATTGAAAACGGCAGGGTTATTGGGTCTTCTGAAATAACGATTTCTGGATATCCAAAAATTGATATTTTTCACAAGTTAGAATCTGGAAATTCAGAGACGAAGTTGAAGAAATTCTACAAAAGTGTCTTTGGGAAAGGGAATAACACATTTCAAATCAATAATTTTAAAGAAAAGAATAAGTATCATTACGACAATGATTTTATCGTCGATTACGATTTCGAAATTAAAAATTATGCTAAAAATTTAGGTGATGAGATTTACATCAACCTAAATTTGAATAAAGAGATTTCTTCTTATAAAACGGATAAAAATAGAGAAAATGCGATTGAATACGAGTATCAAAGATATTATAATTATACCACTAAGTTAGAAATTCCTAAAGGTTATAAAGTAGATTATTTACCAGAATCTTTAACCGTTTCGAATGACTTATTAGTTTCTAAAATTACATACCAAGTAAAAGGAAACGAGGTGATTTACAATCATGAAATTGAATTAAACTTTTTAGTTTTATCGACAGAGCAACAAAAAGAAGTAAATAAAGAGATTCAGAAAATTGAAAGAAATTATAAAGAAATTGTAGTTTTAAAAAAAGAATAA
- a CDS encoding DUF3857 domain-containing protein, translated as MKNKIYLLIAFLCIFQIVTAQEKPFFESYDWEVKPKYKVDKEISEDMIAVKEKTVTEFYFQNEDLVEFYLEHKVLWLNSDDAIEEYNKIYLPFSSEAETQVNKARVITPDGKIINLDKSKILTAEDEETGNTYTYFALEGITKGSFIEYMYVVKRPPSYTGKQFYIQDGYYKDQVEFDLFSPSNLLFKFKSYNNLPDVERDTISTDKIHYKLHVSKVEKLENEYQAPYNASRGFIVYKMDKNIDNMDEDIISYRNIALNVYASYYPEYSEKTKGLLDDFIKELALPKNADQESSIRKLDFYIKSTVYSQDTYNDDLEDLDLILKTQVANESGVIKLYIAVLRTLNIEHELVITTDRNEIKFDPEFEATNFLTDFLLYFPTSNKYLSPNASGTRYGFPIPYVTDNYGLFLKEGVVGDQKTVTGRIKYIEPVKVDEVLDVMNVTIDFNKDNLTENSVHLDRAFSGYYAMNIQPFMHLIQGKDARNDLVDSFVESMTYDFDVEKRELINADAELFGIKPLQIKVDFTTEGFVEKAGRKYLFKLGDLIGQQIEMYQEKERVLPLEGQFHRGYNRTLTLHIPDGYKITNLDDININNSYVKDGKELFFFKSSYQLKGNILTVTANEYYKENIIEVAMYEEYRTVINSAADFNKIVLLLEAE; from the coding sequence ATGAAGAACAAAATTTACCTATTAATAGCCTTCTTATGTATTTTTCAGATTGTAACCGCACAAGAAAAACCTTTTTTTGAAAGTTACGATTGGGAGGTAAAACCAAAGTATAAAGTAGATAAAGAAATTTCTGAAGACATGATTGCTGTTAAAGAAAAGACAGTGACAGAGTTTTATTTTCAGAATGAAGATTTAGTGGAGTTTTATTTAGAACACAAAGTTTTATGGCTAAATTCTGATGATGCAATTGAGGAGTATAACAAAATCTACTTACCGTTTTCATCGGAAGCAGAAACACAAGTAAATAAAGCAAGAGTGATTACTCCCGATGGAAAAATTATCAATTTAGATAAATCTAAAATACTAACTGCAGAAGACGAAGAAACCGGTAATACGTATACATATTTTGCTTTAGAAGGCATTACAAAAGGCAGTTTTATTGAGTACATGTATGTGGTAAAAAGGCCGCCAAGTTATACAGGTAAACAGTTTTACATTCAAGATGGGTACTATAAAGATCAAGTAGAATTCGATTTGTTCTCGCCAAGTAATTTGTTGTTTAAATTTAAGAGTTATAATAATTTACCAGATGTAGAAAGAGATACCATAAGTACAGATAAAATACATTATAAATTACATGTTTCTAAGGTAGAAAAATTAGAAAACGAATACCAAGCACCTTACAATGCTTCAAGAGGTTTCATCGTTTATAAAATGGATAAAAATATCGATAATATGGACGAAGATATTATCTCTTACAGAAATATTGCACTAAATGTGTATGCTTCTTATTATCCTGAATATTCAGAAAAAACTAAAGGTTTACTGGATGATTTTATAAAGGAATTAGCGTTACCAAAAAATGCAGATCAAGAAAGTAGTATCAGAAAATTAGATTTTTATATAAAATCAACGGTGTATTCGCAAGATACTTATAATGATGACTTAGAAGATTTAGACCTTATTTTAAAGACGCAAGTAGCCAATGAAAGTGGAGTTATCAAACTATATATTGCTGTTTTAAGAACTTTAAATATTGAGCACGAATTGGTGATAACAACTGATAGAAATGAAATTAAGTTCGACCCAGAATTTGAAGCAACAAATTTTTTAACCGACTTTTTACTGTATTTTCCTACTTCTAACAAATATTTATCTCCAAATGCATCCGGAACAAGATATGGTTTTCCAATACCTTATGTAACGGATAATTACGGACTATTTTTAAAAGAAGGAGTTGTTGGAGATCAAAAAACGGTTACCGGAAGAATTAAATATATAGAACCTGTAAAAGTGGATGAGGTTTTGGATGTAATGAATGTAACCATCGATTTTAATAAGGATAATTTAACCGAAAACAGCGTTCATTTAGATAGAGCTTTTAGCGGATATTACGCAATGAACATACAGCCTTTTATGCATTTAATTCAGGGTAAAGATGCTAGAAATGACTTGGTAGATAGTTTTGTAGAAAGCATGACATATGATTTTGATGTAGAAAAAAGAGAGTTAATAAATGCCGATGCAGAATTGTTCGGAATAAAGCCTTTACAGATAAAAGTAGATTTTACCACGGAAGGTTTTGTAGAAAAAGCAGGAAGAAAGTATTTGTTTAAGTTGGGTGATTTAATTGGACAACAAATAGAAATGTACCAAGAAAAAGAAAGAGTTTTACCGTTAGAAGGACAGTTTCATAGAGGGTATAATAGAACTTTAACACTTCATATTCCTGATGGTTATAAAATCACCAATTTAGATGATATTAATATTAACAATTCCTATGTGAAAGACGGAAAAGAATTGTTCTTTTTTAAATCTTCTTATCAATTAAAAGGAAATATCTTAACGGTAACAGCCAACGAATATTACAAAGAAAATATTATTGAAGTTGCTATGTATGAAGAGTACAGAACAGTCATTAATAGTGCAGCAGATTTTAATAAAATTGTATTGTTGTTGGAAGCTGAGTAG
- a CDS encoding RNA polymerase sigma factor RpoD/SigA yields the protein MRQLKIVKQVTNRDAKSLEKYFQEISKIGLITADEEVELALEIKKGDNRALDKLVKANLRFVVSVAKQYQGQGLKLSDLINEGNLGLVKAAKRFDETRGFKFISYAVWWIRQSIMSALAEQSRIVRLPLNKIGSINKIRKIYARLEQGEQRMPTNKEIAKQLDMTEDEVEQSLKNSGRHISMDAPFKEGEDSNLYNVLQSDESPRPDKNLMSQSLSIEINRALDTLSNKEAKVIKMFYGINLPSPYSLTEIGATIDLSRERVRQVKQKAIRRLQHQSKTHLLKTYLG from the coding sequence ATGAGACAACTTAAAATTGTAAAACAAGTAACCAATCGTGACGCCAAATCTTTAGAAAAATATTTTCAAGAAATTAGTAAAATTGGGTTAATTACTGCTGATGAAGAAGTAGAATTAGCTTTAGAAATAAAGAAAGGAGACAACAGAGCATTGGATAAACTTGTAAAAGCAAATTTAAGGTTTGTAGTTTCTGTTGCTAAACAATATCAAGGTCAGGGTTTAAAGCTATCTGACTTAATTAATGAAGGCAATTTAGGACTTGTAAAAGCAGCAAAACGTTTTGATGAGACAAGAGGTTTTAAATTTATTTCTTATGCCGTTTGGTGGATTCGTCAATCTATTATGTCTGCTTTAGCAGAACAATCTCGTATTGTACGCTTGCCTTTAAATAAGATTGGTAGCATCAATAAAATACGAAAAATATATGCTCGTTTAGAACAAGGAGAACAGCGTATGCCTACCAACAAGGAAATTGCGAAACAGTTAGACATGACAGAGGATGAGGTTGAGCAATCTTTAAAAAATTCTGGTAGACATATATCTATGGATGCACCGTTTAAGGAAGGTGAAGATTCTAATTTATACAATGTCTTACAGTCTGACGAGTCTCCAAGACCCGACAAAAACTTAATGAGTCAATCTTTATCCATTGAAATAAACAGAGCTTTAGATACACTTTCTAACAAGGAAGCAAAAGTGATAAAAATGTTTTACGGCATTAATCTTCCGAGTCCTTATAGCTTAACCGAAATTGGGGCAACTATTGATTTATCTAGAGAGAGAGTCCGCCAAGTAAAGCAAAAAGCTATTAGACGCTTACAACATCAATCCAAAACACATCTTTTAAAAACATATTTAGGGTAA